The sequence below is a genomic window from Gossypium hirsutum isolate 1008001.06 chromosome A11, Gossypium_hirsutum_v2.1, whole genome shotgun sequence.
ttttctttctttttctccttcccgctctctttttcttcttcttcttctcttcttcaaaTTTCGGCTCTTTTTCAGCCAAAAATGAGACATTGGGGACCCTATAATGGTCCCCAAAGCACAAGTCACGGGCATGGCATAGACCCATCCCTTCGCTGACAAGTCACAGGTGTGCAGCCTGTGGAATCAGCATGACCAACAGTGTGCCGCCTCTAGAGTGGGCATGACCAACCGGTGCCGCCTGTGAACTAGGCATTTTCAATGCTATGCCGCCTTCCTTTGAGCCTTTACTAGTTGTCCTGTCCCATCTATGACAACGGGTCGACAGTGGGTTTGGGTGGGTCGGGTTTTGGTAGTATACGGGTCGTATTTGACCCGTATTCCTTTAGGTGCCGCCTATTTAGATgccatttctaattttttattatttttttcagcCAAAGGTGTCATTATTTTAAGATGgtgccgcctatgcaccaccATCCACTTGCTTGGATATACCATTTTGATGCATAATCTATTTAACATACCATttaagtatttttcttttttataatatataggtaAAAAACCCCAATAGATCCTATCAAATTTCCCTTTAATCAACTAGGGTCGGTTAATAACACTTTCCAccataattttaatcaaattataagaatatttaataacaagaatttaataatcaaatctttaaacatctaaatattatgcatattataatttaataaaagaatcttAGTTTAAGAGAaaccttaaagtaataatatttttttttcaaaaaataattttaccaaaaatcaatcaacaaaggagaaaaacatataacataaggattatataaatttctttgcaTAAAAGGGCATAAAAAATTTAGAGATTTATGCATACTTAAGTGATTAAAGGCTCTAACGACTACCTATAGTGCGCAGACCTCAATTGAAATAACAGTAGTTTTAGGAGGCAATTGACAACAAtaaattttgggatatttttgtgacttatgggggaaaacaattaaaagaaaatcgtgctgataacatgttataaaataaaaggatagaaagtaaagaacaaagagaatgagaaaacaaagagaaaacatattttattgatcaattcgAGTATTTACAAAGCTTTTCCAAATAGAgataagaaatataaatgaagtagagatttacttctaatgactattagaatttaaaatatataaaaacttatcttgatcttgatgaatattcacttaataagatattcataacaatatttaatatttaatataattttacatataatcattttaaattttttaatgtttacattacaACAATATTAATatggatttaatttttatgtattataaataatataaaacattatacaCTTAAAAAATAGATTGATCGAGGCTTAAACCTTAAATGTTTAGGCTCAAGCCCATTCTATATTTTAAATGAGcctaatttttttgttcaaatatttttttttgcttaataattTTGTCCAAACCTTCTTAAATTTTGAACGAATTTTGAGATTTAAATGAGTTGTACATCCCATAAATCAGTCTAAGgttatcatttctttttcttttcataaccacaaatgttttgattttattttataatctaagtATGATCCTAATTCTATTTTCAtgagaaatgatatttaaataaaattctcctgttaaatattttaaattttaatcggATCTTTCTTTGTTTCTCAAAAAGCCAGGCATTACTTGATTTTTAGATGCCCCAAAGTCCAAGCcactaaattgatttttaaagtttttccaAAATACGTAACTCATTACGCAgggattaaaataattaattatagaaaaatgttttacttttatttaaatattttaggtaactaaatttatacattaacttaattaattgtgAGAAATTATGTAAAACATGAGATAAATGAATACAAATAAAAAGATGATATGATAAAACAAAAACATGCCACAAAAGCAAGAAAAAAATGACATGAATTCATGAACTTGcaaaaaagttatataaaataattattgatacattaaaatttatattaaaaattacaaacacaTCACAAACATGGGCACgtacatataaatttttttttaaaattaagtttatatgataaattaatataCAAGTGAACACAACTTGACTATTCTTTTAATAAATAGAATGACAATAACAAATTATATGCGCACAATATGATATGTATCGGAAATAATAAGaagaaacattaaaaaaataattacaaaataataacataagaatGTCATGAGTATATATCGTGTTCTTATTAGTTAAATATAGCGAGTGGATTTTTCGTAATTAACATGTGCTCCTATAATACATTTGCTTATTACGATGGGTCATGCTCATAGCGGGTGGTGTCATAGGTTATTCATTGTACATTATCCGTACAAAAGGGGGAGTTTTGTAATCATGCCGAAATTGCAACCGTTGGTTCATTTTGGCTTGGAATTAAGCATTGCAAAATAATGTAAATACATGTCGTAGGTGCAACCATTGGCTCATTTTTGGCTCGAAATTACGCAATGTAGAATCGTGCATCTGGAAGAATGTAGTAGCAATCATGTGTAGGTATATATAAAGATAAACAAACCGGGAACAAAAACATATGTAACATAATTTAACAAGCATTTATAAAATGTAGAAGTGCTTGTGAAAGTGCGACAATATATAAATTATGGCAGTGTATGCATGTATGACAGTTGTATGGTTCCACTATCATTTTATTTACAAAGTACAACATATTGCCCAAGTATAAGAAAGTGGAGACAGAAATAAACATACACGTGATGTCTAGTTTAAATGTAGAACTTGCGGAGGGGTCGAGCATTCCATTTCCGCCGCAAAAGCTTCCCGTTCAAGTGCGCTAATTGATAGGCGCCGTATCCAACTACCTTGATGACCCGGTAAGGACCTTCTTAATTGGTTGACATCTTTCCTTTCTAACCCACCAGCAGGCTGGCTTCCTTATTTCTCATTACTAAATCTCCCACTTGATATTTCCTACTATGAACGTTGGTGTTGTAATCATTTTCCACTTGCTAGGCACGGGCTGTCAGGTGAAGTGCGATTTGATCCTTGGTTTCCTCCAAAAAGTCCCAAGTTCTTCCTAAGCATGACATCATTAGCTTGGTCCTCATAATGGAGGACCAATGGGTATTGATGCCAATTTTAGCATGAATGGTAGCTTCTAAACCAAACATCAGGCTGAAGGAGTCTCCTCGGTGCCAGATTGGAAGGTGCTCTGGAGGGCCCACAAGATGCGTAGTAGCTCATCTAACCATCCACCCTTAGCTTCATCAACTTTGTTTTTCAAGGCTTGGAGGATTTTTTTTGTTGGTGGCTTCTTCTTGGAGTTCTTCTAGAAAGTCTTCACAAAACTATAGGTTAAGGAAATGTGAAGATTGCTGCAAAACTGTTCAAACTTTCCTTGCAACTGATTATTGTTGTTTGTGATGATTAGCTGTGAGACCATATACCTACAGATGGCTGTCTTCCAAACAAAATTTTCCATCTACTTGTCTGTGATAGTGGCCAGTGCCTCAACTTCCATCCATTTGGTAATACGACCACAGCCTTGTTGAGATGTCCGAGTTGTTTTTGTGCCCGATTGTCAAAGAAGAAGTATcgttctaatttttttaaataatgttgaATTTGGCTAAGTATGGAGTTTTTGGTGACAAGAATAGGTTCAAAATTGTTGAAACAATAGCAACAAATCACAAAACAAACTAAGTTTGCTAAAAATGACAGTAAGAAAAACCGAagcaaaaatttgaaaagagaaagaatttgaacaacaagatgattgAGCTGAAAATCATCATCTTTCATTGATAATATCAAATTATATGTAAGTTACAAAGTGAATTTGACAGTTACCTAACAATGTAACATCTCCCACCTATACTTAACTAATACAAGATTGAAATTCAAACCAAAGCTAGCTGATACGTCAGCCATTACATCAAGTACAAATCAGAAACTAATCCTACTAGCTTTGATTACAAGTTACAAACTAACTAGGAAAATTACATTTgaacaaaatgaaaacaaaatgcACCAAGCTGCTACTGCTCTCGGTTCTGCTACATTGCTGGTTTGCTTGAAGAAGCTGCTGGTcacatgttgcattgcaggccaatgctcaacactcctccttggtctGTATGCAACATAAACCAATTTTACTCCTTAAGTTCTCGAACCTTGATGTACCAAGAGGCTTAGTCAAAATATCAGCCAATTGGTCTTGTGAGCTACAATGAACAAGACTGATTTCTCCTGATGCTCAGCCTCTCGAACAAAATGAAACTTAATCTTAAAATGCTTggtttttccatgaaaaactGGATTCTTAGCAATAGCCACTGTTGATTGGTTGTCAACCATGATTTCAGTAGGCTCAAGTTGTTCTTCATTTAGATCATATAGCAACtttctaagccaaatggcttgattcacTGCTGCTGTGGCTGAAACTTATTCTGCTTCAGCTGTGGATTGAGctacagtttgttgcttcttcgAACTCCAGCAAAATACTCCCGAGCCAAGTGTGAAGAAGTAACttgaggtgcttttcatgtcatctgcAGAACCTGCCCAGTCACTGTCTGAATATCCCACAAGTTTAAGCTTATTTTCCTTCTTGAACATGACACCAAGCTTCAAGGTTCCCTTAATGTATCTAAGTACCCTTTTTGCTGCCTTGAAATGAGATATGTCACAACAGTGCATGAATCTAGACAACAAGCTAACAGCATGCATGAGATCAGGTCTAGTTGCTTTCAAATAAAGCAAACAGCTAACTAAGCTTCTATACTCCTTCTCATCAACCCTCTCTTGGCTTCTAATGCTGGTCAGCTTTTCTCCTTGGGCCATTGGTGTGCTCACTGATttgcactttgacatgcaaaactTGTCTAGGATCTTCAGGGCAAAAGCATATTGGCTTATGAAAATACCATGATCAAATTGAATCACTTCCATCCCAAGAAAGTATGACATGATTCCTAAGTCTGTCATATCGAATACTTCCAGCATTTGTGTCTTGAAGTCATTGATCTAGTCAATTTTGCTTCCAGTCACCAAGAGATCATCCACATAAATTGAAACAATTAACAATGTTTCATCTTTAgttttctttacataaagtgtTGGCTCACTTAGGCTTTTCTCAAACCCAACCCTTGACAGATACTCATCAATTCTGTCATACCAGGCTCAAGGTGACTGTTTCCGGCCATATAAGGCCTTCTTCAACCTATAGACCTTGTCCTCTTCTCTTGGGACTTTAAATCCCTCTAGCTGCTCGATGTATATTTCTTCCTTAAGAAAACCATTCAAAAAGGCTGACTTGACATCCAATTGGTGAATTTTCCATTGTTTCTATGCAGCCAAGGCAAACAGAAGCTTGATTGTGTCAAGccttgctactggagcaaatgtttccaTAAAGTCTACTGCTGACTATAGCCCTTCACCACTAGCCCTGCCTTGTGCTTGTTCAATGAGCCATCATCATTGAACTTGGCTCTAAAAACCCACTTGACACCTATGATTTTCTTCTGGTCTGGCCTACCAACCAAGTCCCATGTCTCATTCTTCTGGATCATGTCAAGTTCAGCTTCTATTGCCTTCTTCCAGCATCTGTCCCTTGCAGCTTCTTCATAGCTTGAAGGCTCAACTATTGCTGTATTGCATCTATGGTAGATGTCAGCAATGATTCTGGTTCCTCTCACAGGAGGATCATCAATGTCAGCATTTCCAGGTTCATTTTCAGTTGGCTCTAGACTGATGTCAAGATGATCTTCATCAATCAGGCTTGTTTCTGAGCCATCCCAACTCCAAAATTTCTCCTCATCAAATTTGATGTCCCTGCTCACGAAAATCTTCTTTGTTGAGGGATCATACACCCTGTAGCCCTTTTTGGTACTGCTGTAGCCAACAAATATGCCAGGGGTAGACCTTCTTTCAAGTTTAGTTCTTCTTCCAGCTGGAATGAGAACATAACACACACATCCAAACACTTTCAGATGAGAAACAGAAGGTTTGTGTCTATACCAGGCTTCAAAAGGTGTTTTGTCCTTCACCGCTCGAGTTGGAAGCTTGTTCAGTAGATAAACTGAGGTGTtgacagcctcagcccaaaatttacTTGGAAGCTTGCTTTGAAATAGTAGACATCTGGCCATATTCATTACAGTTCTATTTTCCTTTCAAAAAATCCATTTTGCTGTAGGGTATTAATAGTGGTTAGCTGATGATGGATCCCTGCATCCTTACAAAGCTTTTGAAACCTCTTAGACAAGTATTCAGTCCCATTGTCAGTTCTCAAGGCTTTAATCTTGCAACCTGTTTGGTTCTCTACTAATGCCTTGAATCTGCTACAGGCTTCAAACACTTCAGACTTCTATTTCAAGAAGTAAACCCAACAAAGTCTGGTAAAATCATCTATGAACAGCACAAAGTACTTGCTGTCATTCAAGGAAGGGGACTTTATTGGTCCACAAACATCACAGTGCACCAATTCAAGTTTTTCTTGAGCTCTCCATGCTTGGTTCACTGGGAATGGCAATCTGGCTTGTTTACCAAGCTGACAAACTTCACAAACACTGCCACATGCCTCAACTTTGAACATATCCTCCACCAAACTCTGTTTGTGCAATAGTTTAAGTGATCTGAAATTAGCATGGCCTAGCCTTCTATGCCATAGGCCAGTATTATCAGCTAAGCTTGTATAAGCTTTCCTCTCGAGTTGGTTCACATCAAGCATGAAACATTTATATACCATACCTACAGTAATCATTTCTTGGCCATGAAAGTCCTCAATAACACATGAACCATTCTTGAAAACTAGGGAATACCCTTTTTCAACTAACCGATCAACACTCAATAGATTCTGATCAATGTCAGGTACAAAAAGCACATCTGAAATGACTTTATTACCTGAACTAGTATTGATCACTACATTGCCCTTGCCTTTGGCTTCAATCAAATCACCATTTCCAATTCTGATTTTTGAGCTGCAGCTTCTGTCAAGGTCCTTAAACAAACTTTCATCAGCTGCCATGTGATGTGAGCAGCCACTGTCCACTAGCCAATTGCACTTGACTTTTCTTGTGGTAGCAAAGCCTGTGGCTGTGAAAACATGCCCCTCCTAAGCCTGAAGATCCTCAGCAGCTTGAGCTTGGATCAGCTGCTGTGCTGGTGCCTTTGGTTTATTTTTACAAACTTTCTCAACATGGCCAAACTGCTTGCAGCTCCTACATTGAATATCTGACCTAAACCAGCAAAATTTTTCAGAATGTGTGGTCTTCTTGCAGTGGGCACATGGTGGAAACCTTCTCTTGCCAGATTCTTTCTTTGGTTTGTCTCTCTTGTCAAGCcaaggtgtgacagcccaaagttgaccctagtcgggaagtggtttcgggaccgctaaaccgagtcaccaaaatgtttgaatgcgatacttattgtctagaatatgtaattatgaatgtgtgaaaatttcaagcttcaatttggttgatttcatgtgaatttagttaataggacttatgtgagaaaattctaaaatgtgataggtcaatgtgtgaggacctattagtgcatgtggacaaagggggggacttgcatgtcaaatttcccccctactagtagtggccggccatgatgggcatgatgcacaagtgtgcaatttattttatggaaattatggcatgagtatggcacaaataagatatgttaatttgtgtcataaaatgttgggataaaacaaataaaataataaaaaggagtatggagaatacaaaaaaaaatgtgtgtgtagttgtttgtccccccccattgccgtgagctaaagaagagaaaggagagaattttgttcatccttttctcatcttcatgcttgccgaaactagaaagaaaaacaaagaaaaattttctcatcctttggttcatccttggccaaaaattttaaggaggaaagaagaagaaatgtgaagagattcggccatgcatgtagctaggctaaggtatgtttgatgatgttccatgagatgcatgcatgttttagttgttagcttgagttctacttggcccatggtctaaatcttgctatgtgatggaattggcacttgaccatggatgcatcattcttggttggtgtttgatgttgtggtgatgaggcatgaggatgagttaagattcggcctaggtggaggttgtgttaatgccattgcatgcaaaagatgaggcttgttaatgatgcatgtgatgatggcttgatgattcttgaacctcctttttagcatttttgtgtgagcacatatgtgcattggttgctaaatggagaggaatcggctagcaagatgtgtgctaaggccgaatgtaactttgcatgttgatgagcaatgcatgtgttaaatcgatgaaaagggggaggatgctttactagtgtgtgtatatgtgtgtattaagtgttgagatcgaccccaaaaatagacatgcatattcggccaaggggaaagaaattagctaatatgttgtgttgatgcatgatttttgcatgtatgagactttaatgtgtaatgtataaatatgggctaagtgccttgtgttcatctttttgatgcctaaatgatgaaatcaatttatttgtttgattaagctcaagagcaaaggggaaataaatctgataaagggaaggaaaaagtggttgaatagctagcggaatcgttcgacaacacccgaggtaagttcttgagtaagagagcttaaattacaatgtgattaaatcatgctctatgtgtggctattgagccgaatgtgcaaggacgatatgtgccttgtgtttgagtttcgcaaatgaaaatgaaatatgaatgtgcatgattaattgaatgctgtccgggctaagtcccgtaggctttgtgctaagtgaatatatccggactaagatccgaaggcctttgtgcgagatactaaatccgggttaagtcccgaaggcattcgtgcgagttgttaaatccgggttatgtcccgaaggcattgtgtgagttactaaaaccgggctatgtcccgaaggcatttgaacgaggagctatatccggttaaatcccgaaggtacgtgatttggtaatgaatgagcttgctgtaaaattccagcgaatactcgaaaaacatcccaatatggggatatgttacgtatgtgttgaatttaatcgagcccttacaaataaatgttcgctcagttgataaacgagctaccggccttcggctaagttagtctattgtgtatgtacataagggttgtgaatgttgtgaagcaagtttgatatcggtaaattgcgtattatgaaatattccatttagctaaatgtgtgttattctttgtttatgctggaatttcttgctcaaaacttactaagcataaattgcttacttcgttccattgctcctctgttttatagattttttggttctccagctatcggactcgggatcttgacgtcgaagtcgcccacactatcaaaggctcttatgggtactcttttggttgaattttgatatggcatgtataggacgacccattgttgtttttcgagtactttatgtgatgtataagttttggatagccatgtgaaaatggcttatatgtgtttaagtataatgttataatcatttagtgtggatatgcttgacaaggattggccacggggatggttaatcactttcataaattgtgctatgtatgcaaaaagggctagttgaaccatgaaataggtaaagcctaccttaaaggtagatgctgacagcagcagtgacgtagatttggaaaatcactaaaaatagtaggaatggaattaaatagtgaataaattatgtaaacaaaccttgaagaatctactttcataggaaagtaacgaaacaatcatatggacagtacagtaagagatattcgggttcttgtggaacagggccagaacattttctggattccctgttccgcctttggaaattcactataaattgaccagagataattaggggtcataccatatatgtatggattcctatctgagtctagtttccatagaaacaaacaacatcagtattgaagctctgtgtagagagatatccaagtcgtaatgggtaaaggtcagtgtagtcgacccctgtaacatgggagactttgactaataaactgtactaattggcctgaccaaaaattctataaaaaaatacataggtggagacatgagtctagtttcagggaaaaatcaccaaactgattttcgagttgtgaaactcaagatatgatttttgaagcgactagtactcagactgggcagtgtctggaaggaaatttttcaaagtttgttaacatctcgtgtccgactccggtgtcggtctcgggttcggggtgttacattttattggtatcagagctacggtttagtcaattctaggactaccgtaatgttttgggtctagctatacatgccattttatgtgattacttgatagtgtggtgatttgtgacaattgtaaatgtgtttatttatagtaatggatcccgatcgtgaccgagaggtagctgatgatcttgagagtgtagcgcctgctcccgcacaagggacagtgccagcagactctcaacctaatgctagtaatccgaatgatgaagctagacaagcattctatagcgtgatgaatgattggtttaaccaatacattcgaactaatatgactgttccacaacctccattcccgacaaatactacccccgcacctacaataccaccggtaacggaccaaataaggtcaaataagcccccagttgacagaatccgaaaacatggggctactgaatttaaggctatggatagcgatgatgccgagcaagctgaattttggctggacaacactatctgggtactcgatgagctatcttgtacacccgatgaatgcctaaagtgtgctatctccttgctacgtgattctgcctactattggtggagtactctgacttctattgtgccccgagagcaagtaacttgggagtttttccaaactgagtttcggaaaaagtatatcagtcaaagatttgttgatcaaaaacggaaggaatttcttgagcttaagcaaggctccatgtcggttactgattacgagcgaaaatttgttagacttagcaaatacgctcgggaatgtgtttcgtccgaagctattatgtgtaaatgcttcgaggatgggctgaatgaagatataaaaatgttcgttggcgttcttgaaatacgagagttcgtggtacttgttgaacgagcttgtaaagccgaagagcttagaaaagaaaagcaaagagttgatgagggaactggagagtttcgtaaaagatcctcgggaaggtctcttcaacagacatcgaagagatttcgagatgatgcgggccagtttagaggcacttcgggccttttggacgagatcgtgatcgaccccctgtgggtacacgaggcacttcggtcgccagtgttgggaatgaacgtcgagacaggacgaaatgccgatattgtggtaaatggcattcggggagttgtagatttcctgaccgctcctgttacaaatgcggaccagttgaccacttcattaaagattgcccgaggttgtcgggacagaatgcaaatcaga
It includes:
- the LOC107958622 gene encoding secreted RxLR effector protein 161-like; its protein translation is MLEVFDMTDLGIMSYFLGMEVIQFDHGIFISQYAFALKILDKFCMSKCKSVSTPMAQGEKLTSIRSQERVDEKEYRSLVSCLLYLKATRPDLMHAVSLLSRFMHCCDISHFKAAKRVLRYIKGTLKLGVMFKKENKLKLVGYSDSDWAGSADDMKSTSSYFFTLGSGVFCWSSKKQQTVAQSTAEAE